Proteins found in one Paenibacillus sp. FSL R10-2782 genomic segment:
- a CDS encoding DUF3626 domain-containing protein — protein sequence MELSRSQQLAQEYITNYARSRKNEVEQAIREILQMSSIELKTFEDAITKLKSHARIALHFHPDRLDPTMKSVAEALLEQGIYKSQFETFLSNGSVSAFPGGERDVWENKMFGGAYQINGSTNSERPKYGALNVMLHPDGPAPRFGSCYFLLSTEVSHRCTYTYLDSHQDPKEKGTYEEFDLILAALMRDAFYSDFAIGERNLTVRKLIDHMLVNLEKPFQNPSNKEPNRNLNHYIEAQVHGDIFLKEDVTMLVADPSFKGTHTGRILEQICLKYSVDLYWHMGFTLLVDEVPMNFRGPSMPSLAKRIAQSDFIDVNMIGSAAMDLKRNPSNWSDRGAYREVLQELKLLWHVLVRYGKPMEK from the coding sequence ATGGAATTATCGAGGTCTCAGCAATTAGCTCAAGAGTATATAACAAATTACGCAAGAAGCCGCAAAAATGAGGTGGAGCAAGCAATTAGGGAAATCCTTCAAATGTCCAGCATCGAGCTGAAGACATTTGAAGATGCTATCACTAAACTAAAATCTCATGCAAGAATTGCGCTGCACTTTCACCCAGATCGATTAGATCCGACCATGAAAAGCGTTGCTGAAGCACTACTTGAGCAGGGAATTTATAAAAGCCAGTTTGAGACTTTCCTATCGAATGGAAGTGTATCAGCATTTCCAGGTGGTGAACGTGACGTTTGGGAGAATAAAATGTTTGGCGGAGCGTACCAAATAAATGGCTCGACCAATAGCGAACGGCCCAAGTATGGGGCACTCAATGTCATGTTACATCCCGATGGACCTGCTCCACGTTTTGGATCATGCTATTTCCTTTTATCCACTGAGGTCTCTCATCGTTGCACTTATACTTATTTGGATTCTCACCAAGACCCCAAGGAAAAGGGGACGTATGAGGAATTTGACCTCATTTTGGCTGCTCTCATGAGGGATGCGTTCTATAGTGATTTTGCCATTGGTGAAAGAAATCTGACGGTTCGAAAGTTAATCGACCATATGCTCGTCAATCTTGAGAAACCATTCCAAAATCCATCAAACAAAGAGCCAAACCGAAATCTTAACCACTATATCGAAGCTCAGGTTCATGGTGACATTTTTCTTAAAGAAGACGTAACGATGCTTGTTGCCGATCCATCATTTAAGGGCACCCATACAGGACGAATCTTAGAACAGATATGTTTAAAGTATTCAGTTGATCTTTACTGGCACATGGGCTTTACACTTTTGGTTGATGAGGTTCCTATGAATTTTAGAGGTCCTTCAATGCCTTCACTAGCCAAAAGAATTGCGCAAAGTGATTTTATTGATGTAAATATGATTGGCTCTGCAGCTATGGACTTGAAACGAAATCCAAGTAATTGGAGCGATAGAGGAGCCTACAGAGAAGTTCTGCAAGAATTAAAATTACTCTGGCATGTTTTAGTGAGATATGGAAAGCCAATGGAAAAGTGA
- a CDS encoding phytase — protein sequence MKTSKLALLTILTGGLVLPTGMTSAAEVQPSGYAPLRTQADKMGAAITWDSDDKSALVKLKNGIVGTFTVGEKQYRLAGQTGEADRAIKMVGGNIYLPTKLLTTLETENSKYTDPKDAVPTYKVTPTAETEAVEDGDDAADDPAIWLNPTDPEKSRLVATNKGGGILVYDLQGKQLQNYKVGKMNNVDIRYGFTLGGKKIDIAGATNRTNNTVDIFAIDGVSGTLTNVVGQPIKSSMKEVYGFSLYHSLKTDKFYALVLGKEGEFEQYELTDNGNGKIAGKLVRQFKLATQSEGMVADDEYGTVYIAEEDHAIWKYNAEPDGSSEPLRRVDIADGRRLQDDIEGLTLYYGQDGKGYLLASSQGNSSYAIYERQGDNAYISNFTISASPTVDGTSVTDGIDVLGYGLGKNFPHGIFVVQDDENLQNGKKLNQNFKMVPWEQIAKGARIPLTIDDGINPRELVNREG from the coding sequence ATGAAGACAAGTAAACTAGCTTTATTGACGATTTTGACAGGGGGTTTGGTATTACCTACCGGAATGACCAGTGCGGCAGAGGTTCAACCATCCGGGTATGCACCGCTACGAACACAGGCAGACAAAATGGGGGCAGCCATTACCTGGGACAGTGACGACAAATCTGCTTTGGTAAAGCTGAAAAATGGCATCGTCGGAACCTTTACAGTCGGTGAGAAGCAATATCGCCTAGCTGGCCAAACGGGGGAAGCAGATCGTGCAATTAAGATGGTCGGTGGAAATATTTATCTTCCTACAAAACTTCTTACCACGCTTGAGACAGAAAACAGCAAATATACGGATCCCAAAGACGCAGTTCCTACATATAAGGTTACCCCTACTGCCGAGACAGAAGCCGTGGAGGATGGAGATGACGCTGCCGACGATCCTGCGATTTGGCTGAATCCGACCGACCCGGAGAAAAGCAGACTTGTAGCGACCAATAAAGGCGGCGGAATTTTGGTCTATGATCTGCAAGGTAAGCAATTACAGAACTATAAGGTCGGCAAAATGAACAATGTGGATATCCGGTACGGTTTTACACTGGGCGGCAAAAAGATTGATATTGCAGGAGCAACCAATCGCACCAACAACACCGTTGATATCTTTGCTATTGACGGGGTATCAGGAACGTTAACCAACGTGGTTGGCCAGCCTATTAAATCATCTATGAAAGAAGTGTACGGATTCAGCTTGTACCATAGCCTCAAGACAGACAAGTTTTACGCTCTCGTGTTGGGCAAAGAGGGGGAATTTGAACAATATGAGCTGACAGACAACGGAAATGGAAAAATAGCTGGTAAGCTGGTCCGTCAGTTCAAGCTCGCTACCCAATCCGAGGGCATGGTGGCTGATGATGAATATGGCACAGTCTACATCGCTGAAGAGGATCACGCGATTTGGAAGTATAATGCCGAGCCAGACGGTTCTTCCGAGCCGCTGCGACGTGTGGATATTGCAGACGGACGTAGACTCCAGGACGATATAGAGGGACTTACGCTGTATTACGGCCAAGACGGCAAGGGGTACCTTTTGGCCTCCAGCCAAGGAAACAGCAGCTACGCGATCTATGAACGGCAAGGCGACAATGCTTATATAAGCAACTTTACGATCAGCGCCAGCCCTACAGTCGACGGTACTTCTGTTACAGACGGTATTGATGTTCTGGGCTATGGATTAGGCAAGAATTTCCCGCACGGTATCTTCGTTGTACAAGATGATGAAAATCTTCAAAACGGCAAAAAGCTGAATCAGAATTTTAAAATGGTACCTTGGGAGCAGATCGCCAAGGGTGCACGCATCCCGCTAACCATAGACGACGGCATCAACCCGCGTGAATTGGTGAACAGAGAAGGGTAA
- a CDS encoding helix-turn-helix domain-containing protein: MSKTNFLSFLVPPLPYFIEGNFTTYQKGDWHPNRYNLGYFDVIIIKEGLLHIGEEDEAWKVAENYALILEPDKHHFPIEACTEQTSFYWFHFQASSMWCAQASPNLITPSSPIPELHFHSEHTTIHLPKFQKLINPHELFSKLDYLLASTLKPRKLALWEAQQTFVNIFQSLEYDENYKSSSSKLAEQIEIYLKQNYKNTITNKDLEAHFHVHQNYLARCMKVAFHRTPLEYLMDYRLDQGRSLLLQTDWSVQQITEETGFSQASYFSKCFKQKFGMSPKNYRQQYWKPTN, encoded by the coding sequence ATGAGCAAAACAAACTTTCTATCTTTCCTTGTCCCTCCATTGCCTTATTTCATTGAGGGGAATTTTACTACATACCAAAAAGGGGACTGGCACCCGAATCGTTATAACCTGGGCTATTTTGACGTTATTATCATCAAAGAAGGACTGCTGCACATTGGCGAAGAGGATGAAGCATGGAAGGTAGCTGAAAATTACGCACTGATTCTTGAACCGGATAAACACCATTTTCCCATTGAGGCATGTACAGAACAAACCTCCTTTTACTGGTTTCATTTTCAAGCCAGTAGTATGTGGTGCGCGCAAGCCTCACCCAATCTGATTACACCAAGCTCACCCATACCCGAGCTGCATTTTCATTCCGAGCACACAACTATCCATTTACCCAAATTTCAAAAACTAATCAATCCCCATGAGCTGTTTTCTAAATTAGACTACTTACTAGCCTCTACCTTAAAACCCAGAAAGCTGGCCCTATGGGAGGCCCAACAGACGTTTGTGAATATTTTTCAGAGTTTGGAATATGATGAGAATTATAAAAGCAGTTCCTCCAAGTTAGCAGAACAGATCGAAATATACTTAAAGCAAAATTACAAAAATACGATCACTAATAAAGACCTGGAGGCTCATTTTCACGTACATCAGAACTATCTCGCCAGATGCATGAAGGTCGCTTTTCACCGTACGCCGCTTGAATATTTAATGGATTACCGGCTGGATCAGGGGCGCAGTCTTTTGCTGCAAACCGACTGGTCCGTCCAGCAAATTACAGAGGAAACGGGGTTCTCCCAAGCCAGCTATTTTTCCAAATGCTTTAAACAAAAATTTGGGATGTCCCCGAAAAACTATAGACAACAATACTGGAAGCCGACGAATTAA
- a CDS encoding beta-L-arabinofuranosidase domain-containing protein encodes MKTAKPVKHVVVEDSFWKKYKQVVAEEVIPYQWKALNDELPDTEPSHAIENFKIAAGESSGEYYGTVFQDSDIAKWLETVAFSLRDHPNPALEERADEVIALLGRAQAEDGYLNTYYLLKEPNNRWTNLRDNHELYCAGHFIEAAVAYYETTGKTKFLHIMEKYVDLIQQIFGTEEGKRKGYPGHEEIELALIKLYDVTEKDQYLKLAQYFIEQRGQHPIYFEEERENRKQIQTEPTWNDDNNINFGLGFEYQQAHQPVREQTEAVGHAVRAVYLYIAMADLAAKTGDASLLKACETLWDDVTSRKMYITAGIGSSVNAEAFTCNHDLPNDSMYCETCASVGLAFWANRMLRLAPDRKYADVLERALYNGTISGMDLDGKRFFYVNPLEVNPFQKSRKDQEHVKTERQKWFFCACCPPNLARMIASVEDNIYTQTKDTLYTHLYIAGKVNLTLSGQEVEITQTHHYPWDADLNFSLHVAEPTSFTWALRIPGWCKQAEVKVNGETISLHQLEKGYVEIQRTWNDGDVVTLHLAMPVERIRSNPLVSMNQQQVALQRGPIVFCLEEVDNGENLAGLRLPKDSLITEEFSENLLGGIVKLTTEGYRVKSSTALYSSEPPELVYQQITAIPYYAWCNRDKGEMRVWVYES; translated from the coding sequence ATGAAAACAGCTAAGCCAGTAAAACATGTCGTCGTTGAGGATTCATTTTGGAAAAAGTATAAGCAGGTTGTGGCGGAAGAGGTCATTCCTTATCAGTGGAAAGCATTAAATGATGAGTTGCCAGATACAGAACCCAGTCATGCGATTGAAAACTTTAAAATTGCGGCTGGTGAATCCAGCGGAGAGTATTATGGAACCGTTTTCCAAGATAGTGATATTGCAAAATGGCTGGAAACGGTGGCGTTTAGTTTAAGGGATCATCCGAACCCTGCACTTGAAGAACGGGCGGATGAAGTGATTGCGCTGTTGGGAAGAGCTCAAGCTGAAGATGGCTATTTGAATACGTATTATTTGCTGAAAGAGCCCAACAATCGTTGGACCAACTTGCGCGATAACCATGAGCTATATTGTGCGGGACATTTTATAGAAGCGGCGGTTGCCTATTACGAAACGACAGGCAAAACGAAGTTTCTGCACATTATGGAGAAATACGTGGACCTGATTCAGCAGATTTTTGGTACGGAAGAGGGAAAACGAAAAGGCTACCCTGGGCATGAAGAAATCGAGTTGGCTTTGATCAAATTATACGACGTAACTGAAAAGGATCAATATCTCAAATTAGCGCAATATTTTATCGAACAGCGAGGGCAGCACCCGATTTATTTTGAAGAGGAACGAGAAAACAGAAAACAAATTCAAACAGAGCCTACCTGGAATGACGATAACAACATTAATTTTGGCTTAGGTTTCGAATACCAGCAGGCACACCAACCTGTCCGGGAACAAACGGAGGCTGTGGGTCATGCGGTAAGAGCTGTGTATTTATATATTGCGATGGCAGATTTGGCTGCGAAAACAGGAGATGCCTCCCTTTTAAAAGCCTGTGAAACGCTGTGGGATGATGTGACGAGCCGAAAAATGTACATTACCGCTGGCATCGGATCTTCTGTAAACGCGGAAGCGTTCACTTGCAACCATGATCTTCCGAATGACAGCATGTACTGTGAAACCTGTGCTTCTGTAGGGCTGGCCTTTTGGGCCAATCGTATGCTGCGCTTAGCACCAGACCGCAAATATGCCGATGTGCTGGAGCGTGCGCTGTACAATGGAACAATTAGTGGGATGGATCTGGATGGTAAACGATTTTTCTACGTCAATCCACTGGAAGTGAATCCTTTTCAAAAATCCAGAAAAGATCAGGAGCACGTGAAAACAGAACGGCAAAAATGGTTCTTCTGCGCGTGCTGTCCCCCTAATTTGGCGCGTATGATCGCATCGGTCGAAGACAATATATACACCCAAACCAAGGATACATTGTATACACATCTGTATATTGCAGGCAAAGTGAACCTTACATTGTCCGGTCAAGAGGTGGAAATTACACAGACTCATCATTATCCATGGGATGCGGACCTGAACTTTTCGCTTCATGTAGCAGAGCCGACTTCCTTTACATGGGCACTTCGGATTCCGGGGTGGTGCAAGCAGGCAGAGGTGAAGGTGAATGGCGAAACCATTTCATTACACCAGCTTGAAAAAGGCTATGTAGAGATTCAGCGTACCTGGAATGATGGTGATGTGGTAACCCTGCATCTGGCTATGCCCGTTGAACGGATTCGGAGCAATCCTCTTGTCTCCATGAATCAGCAGCAGGTCGCTCTCCAACGTGGTCCAATCGTGTTTTGTCTGGAAGAAGTGGATAACGGGGAGAACCTGGCGGGATTAAGATTGCCCAAGGACAGTCTCATTACGGAAGAGTTTAGCGAAAACCTGCTTGGTGGAATTGTAAAGCTGACGACAGAGGGTTATCGGGTGAAAAGCTCGACTGCATTATATAGCTCGGAGCCCCCAGAATTGGTTTATCAACAAATCACTGCAATTCCTTACTACGCCTGGTGCAACCGGGATAAAGGAGAAATGCGTGTGTGGGTTTATGAATCATAA
- a CDS encoding MFS transporter — MSTRIVSTEPPEKIASTVPFHRKISYSLTDTAGNLLYCVISSYLLYFYTDVFGLSIGIAGTLLFITRFIDAIDAPIWGILIDRTKSKYGQSRPYFLWLCIPFAVFMVLTFTTPNWSESGKIAYAAITYIIAGILYTGISTPITSILPNLSTNSNERVVLNSFRMVGGNVGFFIATTFTLPLVAFFGQGNDQKGFSLTLVLFGIMAVIMFLIAFADLRENAAVKTKSVPIAKNFAAIKRNWPWMLVVAANLCYWIGLNIRSATLIFYLQYNLDSKDLVPLINGLTSLQLISMVLIPFFARKLSKNSIMIIGLILAALGQVVILMGSTDLTLIIIGWIIGALGSGFACSMPFAMLSDTVDYGEWKNGIRASGFLTSIGSAFCIKAGSGIGGLLPAWIMGSTGYIAGKVQTPTALSGIQFSFIWLPFIIFLIGIIPMFFYKKFEKNEVSIQQDLIARR, encoded by the coding sequence ATGAGCACGAGAATTGTGAGTACGGAACCACCCGAGAAAATAGCCAGCACCGTTCCTTTTCATCGTAAAATCAGCTATTCATTAACGGATACAGCGGGCAATCTTTTATACTGTGTTATTTCCAGCTATCTATTGTATTTTTATACGGATGTATTCGGTCTTTCTATTGGGATTGCCGGGACGCTGCTTTTTATCACCCGCTTTATTGATGCCATTGATGCCCCGATCTGGGGCATCCTGATTGACCGGACCAAGTCAAAATACGGGCAAAGCCGACCTTATTTTCTATGGTTATGTATTCCGTTTGCGGTGTTCATGGTTCTTACGTTCACAACACCCAACTGGAGTGAGTCTGGAAAAATTGCGTACGCGGCGATCACTTATATCATAGCCGGTATCCTGTATACAGGGATCAGTACACCCATTACGTCCATTCTGCCTAACCTGAGTACGAACTCTAACGAACGCGTCGTATTGAACTCCTTCCGTATGGTCGGGGGGAATGTGGGCTTCTTCATAGCTACGACGTTTACGTTGCCTCTGGTGGCCTTCTTTGGACAGGGGAATGATCAAAAAGGTTTTTCGTTAACGCTCGTTTTATTTGGAATCATGGCCGTTATCATGTTTTTGATAGCGTTTGCCGATTTGCGTGAAAATGCAGCGGTTAAAACCAAGTCGGTTCCAATTGCCAAGAACTTTGCGGCTATTAAACGAAACTGGCCCTGGATGCTCGTCGTAGCTGCTAACCTGTGCTATTGGATTGGCTTGAATATCCGTTCAGCAACGCTTATCTTTTATCTGCAATACAACCTGGACAGCAAGGACCTGGTTCCTTTAATCAACGGACTGACCTCTTTACAATTGATCTCGATGGTTCTGATTCCGTTTTTCGCCAGAAAATTAAGTAAAAACAGCATCATGATTATTGGATTGATTTTGGCTGCACTTGGTCAGGTTGTGATTTTAATGGGCAGTACAGACTTAACCCTCATTATTATCGGTTGGATTATTGGTGCGTTAGGATCAGGCTTTGCATGTTCTATGCCGTTTGCAATGTTATCAGATACAGTCGATTACGGGGAATGGAAGAATGGCATTCGGGCAAGTGGTTTCCTGACTTCTATTGGAAGCGCATTCTGTATTAAAGCGGGTAGTGGAATCGGCGGATTATTACCAGCATGGATCATGGGCAGCACGGGCTATATCGCCGGGAAAGTTCAAACCCCTACTGCGTTGTCCGGAATTCAGTTCAGCTTTATCTGGCTACCGTTTATCATCTTCCTGATCGGCATCATTCCTATGTTCTTTTATAAAAAATTTGAAAAGAACGAAGTCTCCATTCAACAGGATTTAATTGCAAGAAGATAA
- a CDS encoding MATE family efflux transporter, with protein MSQLSVRTRTHGFLNRYFSGESIDYRQIIALFIPLLIDQAFIVGLNLVNTAMISSSGMAAVSAVNMIDSLNIFLINVFVAVSTGGTVVVAQYKGSGNDLMVSKAASGTISSVSLLALAISLFMIVLYNPILSVLFGSASPDVLANGKVYLLGSCMSFVGIAIVEAVCGALRGIGKTRASLALSLIMNLSYVLLNVVFINVLDMGVLGMTIAVNVSRYAGAVCALIYLVRVDDDLRVQLRDMLYFNLAMLKKILFIGLPFAAEQMFFNGGKILTQIFIVSLGTNALATNAICSSLANVFQIPANALALTIVTVVGQCMGRRNVEDARRFTKSFIWLSSFSFIVMGLILMPLFKPMVGLFHPPAEIVDDIFIVILINTLAQIPLWSIAFIIPSALRAAGDSKFTSLTSMLSMWLCRVVLGYILGIVFNLGIVGVWLAMDIEWGVRGIVFLWRFRGNKWVQHRLID; from the coding sequence ATGAGTCAACTGAGTGTAAGAACGAGAACCCATGGCTTTCTGAACAGGTATTTTTCGGGCGAGTCTATTGATTATCGACAAATTATTGCTTTATTTATTCCTCTATTGATCGATCAGGCTTTTATAGTGGGCCTTAATTTGGTAAATACGGCCATGATTAGCTCGTCGGGTATGGCGGCGGTCAGTGCGGTGAATATGATTGACTCCCTGAATATTTTTCTGATAAATGTGTTTGTTGCCGTGTCCACCGGGGGGACGGTTGTGGTTGCGCAGTATAAGGGGAGCGGTAACGACCTCATGGTCTCTAAGGCTGCATCCGGCACCATTTCCTCCGTTTCCTTGCTGGCCCTGGCTATCAGTTTGTTTATGATCGTGTTGTACAATCCGATTTTAAGTGTTCTGTTTGGCTCCGCCTCGCCGGATGTATTAGCTAACGGCAAGGTGTATCTGCTGGGAAGCTGTATGTCTTTCGTTGGGATTGCAATCGTTGAGGCGGTGTGTGGAGCGCTGAGGGGAATAGGCAAGACGAGGGCATCGCTGGCGCTTTCTCTGATCATGAACCTTTCGTACGTTCTTTTAAATGTAGTATTCATTAATGTATTGGACATGGGTGTGCTGGGCATGACTATTGCAGTCAATGTGTCCAGATACGCAGGGGCAGTTTGTGCATTAATCTATTTGGTCAGGGTAGATGATGACCTGCGTGTTCAGCTTAGAGATATGCTTTATTTTAATCTAGCCATGCTTAAAAAAATTTTGTTCATCGGGCTTCCATTTGCAGCAGAGCAGATGTTTTTCAATGGGGGTAAAATTTTAACCCAAATTTTCATTGTGAGCCTGGGAACAAATGCGTTGGCGACGAATGCCATTTGCTCATCACTGGCTAATGTGTTCCAAATTCCTGCGAATGCCCTGGCTCTTACGATTGTGACTGTAGTCGGTCAATGTATGGGGCGTCGAAATGTCGAGGATGCCCGCAGGTTTACCAAATCCTTTATTTGGCTATCGTCTTTTTCTTTTATTGTAATGGGCCTCATTCTTATGCCTTTGTTCAAGCCAATGGTGGGGCTATTTCATCCGCCTGCTGAAATCGTAGATGACATTTTCATTGTCATACTGATTAATACGTTAGCCCAGATCCCGCTCTGGTCCATTGCCTTTATCATACCCTCTGCGCTTAGAGCAGCAGGTGATTCGAAATTTACGTCTCTCACCTCGATGCTGTCCATGTGGTTGTGCAGGGTGGTGCTTGGGTATATTTTGGGCATTGTGTTCAATCTGGGGATTGTTGGTGTCTGGCTGGCTATGGATATTGAATGGGGCGTGCGGGGGATCGTTTTCCTTTGGCGCTTCCGTGGCAATAAATGGGTCCAGCATCGTTTGATCGACTGA
- a CDS encoding zinc-binding dehydrogenase: MKAMIHASKNGLEGLMYKEVTDRQPGHDEVKVRLQAAGLNHRDLFLMADRTANDAPLILGSDGAGVIEAVGDGVPISLVGTDVIINPCIGWEHTHHIPLVPTILGGPSDGTFAESVIIPFQNAVRKPAYLSWDEAGVLPLSALTAYRALFTRGQLQQGEHVLIPGIGGGVATYAMLMALAAGARVSVTSRSEAKRQAALAHGANHAFDSHGDWKESVNGDAVDLILDSIGPATFDKYLEILKPNGRIVTFGASSGDRIEIPLRSIFFPQISIIGTSMGSGEEFADMLQFMERHALHPIIDSVFPLQDTAQAFHRMQQGAQLGNIGIRMK, translated from the coding sequence ATGAAAGCCATGATACATGCCAGCAAAAACGGCCTTGAGGGCCTTATGTATAAAGAAGTTACGGACAGACAGCCGGGGCACGACGAAGTGAAGGTAAGGCTCCAAGCCGCAGGCTTGAACCACCGAGATCTGTTCCTCATGGCGGATCGAACCGCCAACGATGCCCCACTCATTCTCGGGTCGGATGGCGCAGGCGTGATCGAGGCTGTGGGCGATGGCGTCCCAATCTCGCTGGTAGGCACCGATGTAATCATTAATCCATGTATCGGATGGGAGCATACGCACCACATTCCCTTGGTTCCAACCATTCTGGGCGGACCCTCAGACGGGACATTCGCTGAATCGGTTATCATCCCCTTCCAAAATGCCGTCCGCAAGCCAGCTTACCTATCTTGGGACGAAGCAGGGGTGCTACCTTTGTCTGCTTTAACCGCTTACCGCGCTCTCTTTACCAGAGGCCAATTACAGCAGGGTGAGCATGTCCTCATTCCCGGCATTGGCGGCGGTGTAGCCACGTATGCCATGCTTATGGCTTTAGCGGCGGGCGCACGGGTCAGCGTCACATCACGTAGCGAAGCGAAAAGACAAGCTGCCCTCGCCCATGGCGCTAATCATGCATTTGACAGCCATGGCGATTGGAAAGAAAGTGTGAACGGAGACGCCGTGGATCTGATCCTTGACAGTATCGGCCCTGCTACGTTCGATAAATACCTGGAAATCCTCAAACCGAACGGTCGAATCGTTACATTTGGCGCAAGCTCAGGAGATCGAATAGAGATTCCGCTGCGGTCTATATTTTTCCCTCAAATCAGCATCATCGGCACCTCCATGGGCAGTGGCGAGGAATTCGCAGATATGCTTCAATTCATGGAGCGCCATGCACTCCATCCAATTATAGATAGCGTTTTCCCTTTACAAGACACGGCGCAAGCCTTCCACCGTATGCAGCAGGGAGCACAGTTAGGTAATATAGGGATCAGGATGAAGTAA
- a CDS encoding LysR family transcriptional regulator, giving the protein MESSDLKIFQAVAREGSITKAAQVLNYVQSNVTSRIQQLEAQLNVPLFRRSNRGMTLTPAGENLLGYADTILTLLDEAVKSTQYSDHPTGPLRLGSIETAAVTHLTSLLAEYHSQYPDVQLSLLTGGTHDLVQKVLNYELDGAFVYGPVDDPHIDHVAAFEEELVLISEPGNKEMGELLAKPMLFFDVGCTHRARAEGFLSETGINAYQIMEFGTLEVILGGVASGLGVSMLPQSSIAKAEKTGSIASHRLPEKYRKLEVWFVHRRDSVCSSALSGLLHWMKRDAILNEDLMKHPSIVVPGEHVVNGSYIRARIAQD; this is encoded by the coding sequence ATGGAAAGCAGTGATTTGAAAATATTTCAGGCTGTCGCTCGCGAGGGCAGTATCACGAAGGCTGCGCAGGTTTTGAACTATGTACAGTCCAATGTGACCTCCCGGATTCAGCAGCTTGAGGCACAATTGAACGTACCGCTTTTTCGTCGATCTAATCGGGGAATGACGCTAACGCCGGCAGGAGAGAATCTGCTGGGATATGCGGATACAATCCTGACCTTGCTGGACGAGGCTGTAAAGTCCACTCAATATTCGGACCATCCTACGGGACCTTTGCGATTGGGCTCGATTGAGACAGCGGCGGTCACGCATTTGACTTCATTATTGGCGGAATACCACTCACAATACCCGGATGTCCAGCTATCCCTTTTGACAGGCGGAACGCATGATCTCGTACAAAAGGTATTAAATTATGAATTAGATGGAGCCTTCGTCTATGGGCCTGTCGATGATCCGCATATAGACCATGTTGCGGCCTTTGAAGAGGAATTGGTGCTTATTTCGGAACCGGGGAACAAGGAGATGGGCGAGCTACTTGCCAAGCCTATGCTGTTTTTCGACGTGGGCTGCACACACCGGGCAAGAGCGGAAGGTTTTTTGAGCGAAACAGGTATTAATGCCTATCAGATTATGGAATTTGGAACATTGGAAGTAATTCTGGGTGGTGTAGCTTCTGGTCTGGGAGTGTCCATGCTGCCACAATCCTCGATTGCGAAGGCGGAGAAAACGGGAAGTATTGCTTCACATCGTCTGCCTGAAAAATATCGGAAATTGGAGGTGTGGTTTGTTCATCGGCGGGATTCCGTTTGCTCCAGTGCGCTGTCAGGCTTGCTTCACTGGATGAAAAGGGATGCTATACTGAATGAGGATTTAATGAAACATCCATCCATCGTAGTACCGGGTGAGCATGTAGTCAATGGGAGCTATATTCGAGCAAGAATTGCGCAAGATTAG